One part of the Sorangiineae bacterium MSr11954 genome encodes these proteins:
- a CDS encoding NAD(P)/FAD-dependent oxidoreductase, which translates to MKHYDLVAIGSGNTGLVAAFRAAGAKKKVAIVDEKPVGGLCSIAGCNPKKVLVRATEMLDEVRRADKHGIAARDVSIDWGRVVDRKNSFTDPVPEQTEESLRSSGIDLVRGHARFTGPDRIEVRGAGQTEEVSAEAFVVATGSRPRALDFPGAEHVRTTDDILSLRRIPAQLVIVGAGVVAFEFGFVFARLGSEVTLLAQGSSALADFDPTFLGPVLALGERLGLRVRRQTRVTKVEPKDGALAVSVQSDSGGSPEALRADFVLNAAGRIPAIDGLGLDRAGVAFDKRGVRVNEYLRSPENRRVFAGGDAHGRYQLSPMASYEGRVIADNVLQGDVRKADYTIVPRAIFTTPPLAQVGLTEQQAKKQGVAVEVLDRDMETWKVFAIAGDEQARARLVIDQASGRLLGAQLWSATAADIIHFLAMALRAGATRKDLAEFVYAYPTATSALGSAFQ; encoded by the coding sequence ATGAAACACTACGATTTGGTGGCGATAGGCAGCGGAAACACCGGGCTCGTGGCTGCGTTTCGCGCGGCGGGCGCGAAAAAGAAGGTGGCCATCGTGGACGAAAAGCCGGTGGGCGGGCTCTGTTCCATCGCCGGCTGCAATCCCAAGAAGGTCCTGGTGCGCGCCACCGAGATGCTCGACGAGGTGCGTCGTGCGGACAAGCATGGCATCGCGGCGCGGGACGTGAGCATCGATTGGGGGCGGGTGGTGGACCGCAAAAACAGCTTCACCGATCCGGTGCCCGAGCAAACCGAAGAGTCGCTTCGCTCCAGCGGGATCGATCTCGTGCGCGGGCACGCCCGCTTCACCGGGCCCGATCGCATCGAGGTGCGCGGCGCCGGGCAAACGGAGGAGGTCTCCGCCGAGGCCTTCGTGGTCGCCACCGGCTCGCGCCCCCGCGCCCTCGATTTTCCCGGCGCGGAGCACGTTCGAACCACCGATGACATCCTCTCGCTCCGCCGCATCCCCGCGCAGCTGGTCATCGTGGGCGCTGGCGTGGTGGCCTTCGAGTTTGGCTTCGTGTTCGCGCGCCTCGGCAGCGAGGTCACCCTGCTCGCGCAGGGCTCGAGCGCGCTCGCGGACTTCGACCCCACCTTCCTCGGGCCGGTCCTTGCGCTAGGAGAGCGCTTGGGTTTGCGCGTCCGCCGGCAGACGCGCGTCACGAAGGTCGAGCCAAAGGATGGCGCGCTCGCCGTCTCGGTCCAATCCGATTCGGGCGGCTCCCCCGAGGCGCTGCGCGCCGATTTCGTCCTCAACGCGGCCGGCCGGATCCCGGCCATCGACGGCCTCGGCCTCGACCGCGCCGGGGTCGCCTTCGACAAGCGCGGCGTGCGGGTGAACGAGTACCTGCGAAGCCCGGAAAATCGGCGGGTCTTCGCGGGAGGCGACGCCCATGGCCGCTACCAGCTCTCGCCCATGGCCTCATACGAGGGCCGGGTCATCGCCGACAACGTTCTGCAAGGCGACGTGCGCAAAGCCGATTACACCATCGTTCCGCGCGCCATCTTTACGACCCCGCCGCTCGCGCAGGTCGGTCTCACCGAGCAGCAGGCGAAGAAGCAAGGCGTGGCCGTCGAGGTCCTCGACCGCGACATGGAGACGTGGAAGGTGTTCGCCATCGCCGGCGACGAGCAGGCGCGGGCCCGCTTGGTGATCGACCAGGCCAGCGGCCGGCTCCTGGGCGCCCAGCTCTGGAGCGCGACCGCTGCGGACATCATTCACTTCCTGGCCATGGCCCTGCGCGCCGGCGCCACGCGCAAGGATCTCGCCGAGTTCGTCTATGCTTATCCCACGGCCACCAGCGCGCTCGGCTCCGCGTTCCAGTAG
- a CDS encoding FUSC family protein, with the protein MRATLDAIVPDIARGVRAAAATVVPFFLAESLGRPELVWMALGGWLGSLADPGGARRVRAVGTFVFASVGAATVAIAQAVAPWPWLATIVLSLFGFATSMLRAVGGWGSSVGTVLLIAAAVAISSTGGDPARDALLFFVGASWALLLSSVVWPVWTHRPMRRAVGDAFTALAAYATALGACIRTTEPAAHGAPDPRWGSLGRTHQRAIRAAIEDARTVSVALRTRRSGESQLGSNLRMLIGNAELAFFALIALGEEMETARNPEERAAMARMLDALASSYGEVRDRLLMRPAGPSSPPEEPERAAAGPVAVLAARLRELRKVAVVVACAPDEVSVSNEERTAPIDLRARIPDLRSELAELRDAFSPRSPIFRHAARVMVTCCVAFVIGRNVSPTHVPWVSITALAVLQPYAGAVLGRAIERVVGTVLGSVAAVVLMMVLHEPWALALAMFPLSTAAVVTRPRSYRLFTFFLTPVFVLFADRGRSDWWTAAARVGDALIGGSIAIVLALVFFPSREQKRLADAMTAVVASLGHYAHTMFDILERRASNGQDASNAPGARDPEDAARTTAARRSIGIALGEAETSLERMLAEPRSFQQRAEDAVQLMTYARRLSGALTALDLRLGGAPSTLFDDEASRAALAGRIAPVRDYVDAVLAAVDAFVRAQPTAPPPHLPEPPSLPAHAPESIGDALARVLRHAELVASIVPNENAPREARRLEGSAAPA; encoded by the coding sequence GTGCGCGCCACCCTCGACGCCATCGTCCCCGATATCGCCCGAGGCGTCCGCGCTGCCGCCGCCACCGTTGTCCCATTTTTCTTGGCGGAGTCGCTGGGGCGGCCCGAGCTGGTGTGGATGGCGCTCGGCGGCTGGCTTGGCTCGCTGGCCGACCCCGGGGGCGCGCGGCGCGTGCGCGCGGTGGGCACCTTCGTCTTTGCCTCGGTGGGCGCCGCGACGGTGGCGATCGCCCAAGCGGTCGCGCCTTGGCCATGGCTGGCGACCATCGTCCTGTCGCTCTTTGGGTTTGCGACGTCGATGCTGCGCGCCGTGGGCGGCTGGGGTTCGAGCGTAGGGACGGTGCTCCTCATCGCCGCCGCCGTCGCCATCTCCAGCACCGGCGGCGATCCCGCGCGCGACGCGCTCCTGTTCTTCGTGGGCGCGTCGTGGGCGCTCTTGCTCTCCTCGGTGGTGTGGCCGGTGTGGACCCATCGGCCCATGCGCCGCGCGGTCGGCGACGCGTTCACCGCGCTCGCGGCCTATGCGACGGCGCTCGGCGCGTGCATCCGCACCACCGAGCCGGCCGCGCACGGCGCGCCAGACCCGCGCTGGGGCTCGCTCGGTCGCACGCACCAGCGCGCCATTCGCGCGGCCATCGAGGACGCGCGCACGGTCTCCGTCGCCTTGCGCACGCGGCGATCGGGCGAGAGCCAGCTCGGGAGCAACCTGCGCATGCTGATCGGCAACGCCGAGCTCGCGTTCTTTGCGTTGATCGCGCTCGGCGAGGAGATGGAGACCGCGCGCAATCCCGAGGAGCGCGCGGCGATGGCGCGCATGCTCGATGCGCTCGCGAGCTCGTACGGTGAGGTGCGCGATCGGCTGCTCATGCGGCCCGCGGGCCCGTCCTCTCCGCCGGAGGAGCCGGAGCGCGCGGCCGCAGGCCCGGTGGCCGTGCTCGCGGCCCGGCTGCGCGAGCTCCGCAAGGTGGCGGTGGTGGTCGCCTGCGCGCCGGACGAGGTCTCGGTGAGCAACGAGGAGCGCACGGCGCCCATCGATCTTCGCGCGCGCATCCCCGACCTGCGAAGCGAGCTGGCGGAGCTTCGCGATGCCTTCTCACCGCGCTCGCCCATCTTCCGGCACGCGGCGCGCGTGATGGTCACGTGCTGCGTCGCCTTCGTCATCGGGCGCAATGTCTCGCCGACGCACGTCCCGTGGGTGAGCATCACCGCCCTCGCCGTGCTCCAACCGTACGCGGGTGCGGTGCTCGGGCGGGCCATCGAGCGCGTGGTGGGGACCGTGCTGGGAAGCGTGGCGGCGGTGGTGCTCATGATGGTGCTGCACGAGCCATGGGCGCTGGCGCTCGCCATGTTCCCGCTGTCGACGGCCGCCGTCGTCACCCGCCCCCGCAGCTACCGTCTCTTTACGTTCTTTTTGACACCGGTGTTCGTGCTCTTCGCCGACCGCGGTCGCTCCGATTGGTGGACGGCGGCCGCGCGCGTGGGCGACGCCCTCATCGGCGGCTCGATCGCCATCGTCTTGGCCCTCGTGTTCTTTCCGTCCCGCGAACAAAAGCGGCTGGCCGATGCGATGACCGCCGTGGTGGCCTCGCTCGGACACTACGCGCACACGATGTTCGACATCCTCGAGCGGCGCGCGTCGAACGGGCAGGACGCGTCGAACGCGCCGGGCGCGCGGGACCCCGAGGATGCGGCACGAACGACCGCCGCGCGGCGGAGCATCGGCATCGCGCTGGGCGAGGCCGAGACGTCCCTGGAGCGCATGCTGGCGGAGCCGCGCAGCTTTCAGCAGCGGGCGGAGGACGCCGTGCAGCTCATGACCTATGCGCGCCGCCTCTCCGGCGCGCTCACGGCGCTCGATCTTCGGCTCGGGGGCGCGCCATCGACCCTGTTCGATGACGAAGCTTCACGGGCCGCCCTCGCGGGTCGGATCGCGCCCGTACGCGACTACGTCGATGCGGTGCTGGCGGCCGTCGATGCGTTCGTGCGCGCCCAGCCGACGGCACCCCCGCCCCATTTGCCGGAGCCGCCATCGCTTCCAGCCCACGCCCCCGAGTCGATCGGCGACGCCCTGGCCCGCGTGCTCCGTCACGCGGAGCTGGTGGCCAGCATCGTGCCGAACGAGAACGCGCCGCGCGAGGCGCGACGGCTCGAAGGCTCCGCGGCCCCGGCGTAA
- a CDS encoding NAD(P)-dependent oxidoreductase — MSNLEIAPGKTRIGWIGTGVMGASMAGHLLARGYALTVSSRSRSKAEPLLERGARWAESPSAVVAEADVVFTMLGFPKEVRAVFLGNEGLVASARPGQILVDMSTSEPSLAREIDAACLARGVHAIDAPVSGGDIGAREARLSIMIGGDAAIVEALEPLWSTMGKTFVRQGDAGAGQHTKMVNQILIATGMIGVCEALLYAHRAGLDAERVLSSVGPGAAGSWSLANYGPRILAGNFEPGFYVEHFIKDMGIALDEARRLGLSLPGLALAEQLYLSVQANGWGKKGTHALQLALARISGIDWEARR; from the coding sequence ATGAGCAATCTGGAGATCGCACCCGGAAAAACCCGCATCGGATGGATCGGGACCGGCGTCATGGGAGCATCGATGGCGGGGCACCTGCTCGCGCGGGGCTACGCGCTCACCGTGTCCAGCCGCTCGCGCAGCAAGGCCGAGCCCCTGCTGGAGCGCGGCGCGCGCTGGGCCGAGAGCCCGAGCGCGGTGGTGGCGGAGGCCGACGTGGTGTTCACCATGCTCGGCTTTCCAAAGGAGGTACGCGCCGTGTTCCTGGGTAACGAAGGACTGGTCGCATCGGCGCGTCCGGGACAAATCTTGGTGGACATGAGCACGAGCGAGCCCAGCTTGGCGCGTGAGATCGACGCGGCGTGCCTTGCGCGCGGGGTGCACGCGATCGACGCGCCCGTCTCCGGCGGCGACATTGGCGCGCGCGAGGCGCGGCTCTCGATCATGATCGGCGGCGACGCGGCCATCGTCGAGGCGCTCGAGCCATTGTGGTCCACCATGGGCAAGACCTTCGTGCGCCAGGGGGACGCGGGCGCGGGGCAGCACACGAAAATGGTGAATCAAATTTTGATCGCCACCGGCATGATCGGCGTGTGCGAAGCGCTCTTGTACGCGCACCGCGCGGGGCTCGACGCGGAGCGGGTGCTCTCGTCGGTGGGGCCGGGGGCGGCCGGGAGCTGGTCGCTCGCCAATTATGGGCCGCGCATCCTGGCGGGCAATTTCGAGCCCGGCTTCTATGTCGAGCACTTCATCAAGGACATGGGGATCGCGCTCGACGAAGCGCGGCGCCTTGGCTTGAGTCTGCCCGGGCTGGCGCTGGCCGAGCAACTCTACCTGTCGGTGCAGGCCAACGGCTGGGGAAAGAAGGGCACGCACGCCCTGCAGCTCGCGCTCGCTCGCATCTCCGGCATCGATTGGGAAGCGCGCCGCTAA
- a CDS encoding cytochrome C has product MMSNVMNMRANIGLSAMLLLAGSSACEVMTSGPSTETARAPEGSGDRAVRAGTFVTTLDTPVGFAFEIDNGKGVPLSVRRGQTFYVSQIDLRASVEARADEGIRGLGREGDFASLDWSGRPGEGPDDESFIPAKGPGDTFVRRRFYQGARWMRAPSIFSVEQLDAHGRRTAEPIFLTIDAADCASGAGAFFTRRFRAIQWTHDCASASDCARAQRFSEEALVELRNANRPAPTSKMQPNTVALRIHWSQKREDYTIPVTQIDAPRWDYGFDMDIQALTPPGPSGFYAPGQRVTFEFTLKDGAGNPLHAPGEMPSFRDFMQGKVESGIQYWRGFQEPSALFYRRKHRESHLNFGLMGPIHRSKPIYTTLDIASRMDPATGMLTTALPSTDGMFGQATAVPSFASLFGGQPAWSKPSTDTWTFDLPPDAEPGTYYVVLKARRKYLGEEVPMSKVMEIQVGKTERTPPRLGTGGCGSCHRNGGDFKRALHGLGVEARAACTVCHAPMTEEMDAPIASRVHFIHSRADNYRASRARCEVCHLTRESIQRTSKGACLSCHRTYPADHVSKWGPITDSYTGGGPDAFVSCASGCHTRHDFY; this is encoded by the coding sequence ATGATGTCCAATGTCATGAACATGCGCGCGAACATTGGATTGTCGGCCATGCTGTTGCTCGCGGGATCGTCCGCCTGCGAGGTGATGACGTCGGGTCCCTCGACCGAGACCGCTCGAGCGCCCGAAGGTTCGGGCGATCGCGCCGTGCGCGCGGGCACGTTCGTCACCACGCTCGATACGCCGGTGGGGTTCGCGTTCGAGATCGACAACGGCAAGGGGGTGCCTCTCTCGGTCCGGCGCGGGCAGACCTTTTACGTCAGCCAGATCGACCTCCGAGCCTCGGTCGAGGCGCGGGCCGACGAGGGCATCCGGGGGCTCGGCCGGGAAGGCGACTTCGCGTCCCTCGACTGGAGCGGCAGGCCCGGCGAGGGGCCCGACGACGAGTCGTTCATCCCCGCCAAGGGCCCGGGCGACACCTTCGTGCGGAGGCGCTTTTACCAGGGCGCGCGGTGGATGCGCGCGCCGAGCATCTTCTCGGTGGAGCAGCTCGACGCCCACGGCCGGAGGACCGCCGAGCCCATTTTTTTGACCATCGACGCCGCCGATTGCGCGAGCGGCGCGGGCGCCTTCTTCACGCGGCGCTTTCGCGCCATCCAATGGACGCACGATTGTGCCTCCGCGTCCGACTGTGCGCGCGCCCAGCGCTTCTCGGAGGAGGCGCTGGTGGAGCTCCGCAACGCGAACCGGCCGGCGCCCACCTCGAAGATGCAGCCCAATACCGTCGCGCTCCGGATCCATTGGTCGCAGAAGCGCGAAGACTACACGATCCCCGTCACGCAGATCGACGCGCCGCGGTGGGACTACGGCTTCGACATGGACATTCAGGCGCTCACGCCCCCGGGGCCTTCGGGGTTCTACGCGCCGGGCCAGCGCGTGACCTTCGAGTTCACGTTGAAGGATGGGGCGGGCAATCCGCTGCACGCGCCGGGGGAGATGCCGAGCTTTCGCGACTTCATGCAAGGAAAGGTCGAATCGGGTATTCAGTATTGGCGGGGGTTCCAGGAACCGAGTGCCTTGTTTTATCGGCGCAAACATCGGGAGAGCCACCTCAACTTCGGTTTGATGGGCCCCATCCACCGGAGCAAACCCATCTACACCACCTTGGACATCGCCAGCCGCATGGATCCGGCCACCGGCATGCTCACCACCGCCTTGCCGAGCACCGATGGAATGTTCGGCCAAGCCACCGCCGTCCCCAGCTTCGCATCGCTCTTCGGCGGACAGCCCGCCTGGTCCAAACCCTCGACCGACACCTGGACCTTCGATCTTCCCCCCGACGCGGAGCCGGGTACGTATTACGTCGTGCTCAAGGCTCGCCGAAAATATTTGGGCGAGGAAGTGCCAATGAGCAAAGTCATGGAGATCCAAGTCGGTAAAACCGAGAGGACCCCGCCGCGCCTCGGCACCGGCGGCTGCGGGAGCTGCCACCGCAACGGCGGCGATTTCAAGCGCGCGCTGCACGGCCTCGGCGTCGAAGCGCGCGCGGCGTGCACCGTGTGCCACGCGCCGATGACCGAAGAGATGGACGCGCCGATCGCCTCGCGCGTGCATTTCATTCATTCGCGCGCGGACAATTACCGCGCGAGCCGCGCGCGCTGCGAGGTCTGCCATCTCACGCGCGAGAGCATCCAGCGGACGAGCAAAGGCGCGTGTCTCTCCTGCCATCGGACGTACCCGGCCGATCACGTGAGCAAGTGGGGACCGATCACCGATTCGTACACGGGCGGCGGTCCCGACGCGTTCGTTTCGTGCGCGAGCGGCTGCCATACGCGGCACGACTTTTACTAG
- a CDS encoding amidase (catalyzes the hydrolysis of a monocarboxylic acid amid to form a monocarboxylate and ammonia) — protein sequence MNAISAIAADAREQADRLDEERRTRGPRGPLHGIPVVVKDNFETADMQTAAGSILLRGWTSGEDATMVKKLRAAGAIVLAKTNMHEWAWGWETRGTLFGQTHNPYALDRVPGGSSGGTGAAVAASFASFGLGTDTCGSIRVPSANNNLVGLRPTYGLTSRKGIIPMSHTQDAGGPLARSVTDIAFAMDVLTGYDPADPVTKDGAGRAPATYTTFLQRQGLRGARVGILGNLLSRGPADEEIAGIIRKAAETMRAEGATVVEVTMPALPDFVDVEDGAPADLSISEFKFDLNDYLRDHPTAKVRTLADVLASGKLDSSIEPYLRMSEAQKQRNSPDYLRRVAQRKISGAATAGALAAQRLDALLYPTLRQKATKLGEAQHGVNCQLSAHTGFPAISVPAGFTADGVPVGLELIGPAWSEGSLIRLAYSFEQATRYRRPPASTPSLPRPSAPDPRHAADESRRSVR from the coding sequence TTGAACGCCATCTCCGCCATCGCCGCCGACGCGCGGGAGCAGGCGGATCGGCTGGACGAAGAGCGGCGCACCCGCGGTCCGCGGGGGCCGCTGCACGGTATTCCGGTGGTGGTCAAAGACAATTTCGAGACCGCGGATATGCAGACCGCGGCGGGATCGATTTTGCTCAGAGGCTGGACCTCGGGCGAGGACGCCACCATGGTGAAGAAGCTCAGGGCGGCCGGCGCCATCGTGCTCGCGAAGACCAATATGCACGAGTGGGCGTGGGGGTGGGAGACGCGCGGAACGCTCTTCGGGCAGACGCACAATCCGTACGCGCTCGATCGCGTTCCGGGCGGTTCCAGCGGTGGTACGGGCGCCGCCGTGGCCGCGAGCTTCGCCAGCTTCGGCCTCGGGACGGACACCTGCGGCTCGATCCGCGTTCCTTCGGCGAACAACAATTTGGTGGGGTTGCGACCGACCTACGGGCTCACCAGCCGCAAGGGCATCATCCCCATGTCGCACACGCAAGACGCGGGCGGACCTCTGGCGCGGTCGGTCACCGATATCGCGTTTGCGATGGACGTCCTCACCGGTTACGACCCCGCCGATCCGGTGACGAAAGATGGCGCCGGCCGCGCGCCCGCCACCTACACGACGTTCTTGCAGCGCCAGGGGCTGCGCGGCGCCCGCGTCGGGATCCTCGGCAATTTGCTCAGCCGAGGGCCTGCGGATGAGGAGATCGCGGGCATCATCCGCAAAGCCGCCGAGACCATGCGCGCCGAAGGTGCTACCGTCGTCGAGGTGACCATGCCCGCGCTGCCCGATTTCGTCGACGTCGAAGATGGGGCCCCCGCGGATCTGAGCATATCGGAGTTCAAATTCGACCTGAACGACTACCTCCGCGATCACCCCACCGCAAAGGTGCGCACGCTCGCCGACGTCCTCGCGTCGGGAAAGCTGGATTCGAGCATCGAACCTTATTTGCGAATGTCGGAGGCCCAGAAGCAACGCAACTCACCCGATTATCTCCGCCGGGTCGCACAACGCAAGATATCGGGTGCAGCCACCGCGGGCGCCCTCGCCGCGCAGCGCCTCGACGCGCTCCTTTATCCAACCTTGCGCCAGAAGGCGACGAAGCTCGGCGAGGCGCAGCATGGAGTCAATTGCCAACTGAGCGCGCACACGGGCTTCCCGGCCATCAGCGTCCCCGCGGGCTTCACCGCCGATGGCGTGCCCGTGGGGCTCGAGCTCATCGGACCCGCCTGGAGCGAGGGCTCCCTCATCCGGCTGGCTTACTCCTTCGAGCAGGCCACGCGCTACCGCCGCCCGCCTGCGAGCACGCCATCGCTACCGCGCCCGAGCGCGCCCGATCCCCGTCATGCCGCTGACGAATCGCGTCGATCCGTTCGGTGA
- a CDS encoding protein kinase, with the protein MPNCASDELVQAFVEDRLPAGERADLESHLGDCDACCALVARVTEAWFAQRDEGRAEKPAELAAGARVGPYTIVAFAGRGGMGDVYRARDPRLGRDVAIKVLPARFAGDADRRGRARLEALATGRVVHPNAVTVFDAGTHDGVPYLVTEWLTGTTLQERLARGKLPIAQVRRIGAQLARALGAAHDRGVIHRDLKPGNVFLGADGSCKILDFGVARLVASLEEPRPETATEPGTQVGTVGYMSPEQIRGEEVDPRTDLFALGAVLHEMITGQKPFGGRSLIERMTATLRDEPPPCGGELERIVARCLAKSPADRFQSAHDLAFHLETTSGAAQAPQAAEVAAPPSPRPRRLLRALGLGALLAAGIAAASFHVGRRTAIHPAPAEPPTYRAITFARGQILAARYSNDGHTVVYGASWDGGPPQLYTTRTELPGTKPLGIQADVRAISARGELAMLLDPQFFESATPSGTLARMRLGAGAPRAVLEHVFEADWSPSGDELAAVSKTGTRYRLEYPIGTIRYEGEAWPSHIRVAPDGRRVALLLHRDPKDDMGSVAILDGNGPPRELSRGWTSTRGLAFGPGGKEIWFTAARTGAQYALYAVDEDGRERLIDRIAGSMLLHDVAADGRALIERRDHRAALYAGEGGSERDLTWSDSSFLTGMSADGRTLLYAEEDASEGPDYGAYLRTADGAPPVRLGDGTPVDLAPDGRWAAIRRAGPPDTLALVPTGAGTARALSIAPLATLFDGRFFPDGRHLLLRGIAGAGHLPRLWVHDLDASAPRPITAEGVAPIAAISPDGDRIAAVGADGTMHLYGARGEDRGEVPGRFPDHIAIGFHHDGASVYLRTRSIPVHVRRVHLTSGAVTEHLALPSGGPRPGLASIMTLFLSADGRSYAYCTSETLSRLYIVEGLK; encoded by the coding sequence ATGCCGAACTGTGCATCCGACGAGCTCGTACAAGCCTTCGTCGAGGATCGGCTGCCCGCGGGCGAGCGCGCGGACCTCGAGAGCCACCTCGGTGACTGCGACGCGTGCTGCGCGCTCGTGGCCCGCGTCACCGAGGCCTGGTTTGCTCAACGCGACGAGGGCCGCGCGGAAAAGCCCGCGGAGCTCGCGGCCGGCGCGCGCGTGGGGCCGTACACCATCGTGGCCTTCGCCGGCCGCGGCGGCATGGGCGACGTGTACCGCGCGCGCGATCCGCGGCTCGGGCGCGACGTCGCCATCAAGGTGCTGCCGGCCCGCTTCGCAGGCGACGCCGACCGCCGGGGCCGCGCCCGCCTCGAGGCGCTGGCCACCGGGAGGGTCGTGCACCCGAACGCGGTCACCGTGTTCGACGCGGGGACCCACGACGGCGTCCCCTACTTGGTCACGGAGTGGCTCACGGGGACCACCTTGCAGGAGCGGCTCGCGCGCGGGAAGCTCCCCATCGCGCAGGTGCGCCGCATCGGCGCGCAGCTGGCGCGCGCCCTGGGTGCGGCGCACGATCGCGGGGTCATTCACCGCGATCTCAAGCCCGGGAACGTGTTCCTCGGCGCCGACGGCAGCTGCAAGATCCTCGACTTTGGCGTGGCGCGCCTGGTGGCCTCGCTCGAGGAGCCCCGCCCGGAGACGGCCACCGAGCCCGGCACGCAGGTCGGCACCGTGGGGTACATGTCGCCGGAGCAGATCCGCGGCGAAGAGGTCGACCCGCGCACCGATCTCTTTGCGCTGGGCGCCGTGCTCCATGAAATGATCACGGGGCAAAAGCCCTTTGGCGGCCGCAGCCTCATCGAGCGCATGACCGCCACCTTGCGCGACGAGCCGCCCCCGTGCGGCGGTGAGCTCGAGCGCATCGTCGCCCGCTGCCTCGCGAAGTCTCCCGCCGATCGATTCCAGTCGGCGCACGATCTGGCGTTTCATCTCGAAACGACGTCGGGTGCGGCGCAGGCGCCCCAAGCCGCCGAGGTGGCCGCGCCTCCATCGCCTCGGCCGCGCCGTCTCCTGCGCGCCTTGGGATTGGGCGCGCTCCTGGCCGCGGGTATCGCCGCCGCCAGCTTTCACGTGGGCCGCCGCACCGCGATCCACCCCGCCCCCGCGGAGCCGCCAACGTACCGCGCCATCACCTTTGCACGCGGGCAAATCCTCGCCGCGCGCTATTCGAACGACGGCCACACGGTGGTCTATGGCGCCTCGTGGGACGGAGGGCCTCCGCAGCTCTACACGACGCGCACCGAGCTACCCGGCACGAAGCCGCTGGGCATCCAGGCCGATGTGCGCGCCATCTCCGCGCGGGGCGAGCTGGCCATGCTGCTCGATCCGCAGTTCTTCGAGTCGGCCACGCCCAGCGGCACCTTGGCGCGCATGCGGCTCGGCGCAGGTGCTCCGCGGGCGGTGCTCGAGCACGTGTTCGAGGCCGACTGGAGCCCGAGCGGCGACGAGCTCGCCGCCGTCAGCAAGACCGGGACGCGCTACCGGCTGGAGTACCCCATCGGCACCATTCGCTACGAGGGCGAAGCTTGGCCGAGTCATATCCGCGTCGCGCCCGACGGCCGGCGCGTGGCCCTGTTGCTCCACCGCGATCCCAAAGACGATATGGGCTCGGTGGCCATCCTCGATGGAAACGGGCCGCCGCGCGAGCTGTCGCGCGGGTGGACGAGCACCCGGGGATTGGCCTTTGGCCCCGGCGGCAAGGAAATATGGTTTACGGCCGCCCGCACCGGAGCACAATATGCCCTTTACGCCGTCGACGAAGACGGGCGCGAGCGCCTGATCGATCGGATCGCCGGCAGCATGCTGCTGCACGACGTGGCGGCCGACGGCCGGGCGTTGATCGAGCGCCGCGATCATCGCGCCGCGCTCTACGCGGGCGAAGGCGGCAGCGAGCGCGATCTCACATGGTCGGACAGCTCGTTTCTCACGGGCATGTCCGCCGACGGACGCACCCTCTTGTACGCGGAAGAAGACGCCAGCGAGGGGCCCGACTACGGCGCGTATCTGCGGACCGCCGACGGCGCGCCGCCCGTGCGGCTGGGGGATGGCACGCCGGTCGACCTCGCGCCCGATGGTCGCTGGGCCGCCATCCGACGCGCGGGACCGCCCGACACCTTGGCGCTCGTTCCCACCGGCGCCGGCACCGCGCGCGCTCTCTCGATCGCGCCGCTCGCCACCCTCTTCGATGGCCGCTTCTTCCCCGATGGCCGCCATCTGCTCTTGCGCGGCATCGCGGGCGCCGGCCATCTGCCGCGCCTCTGGGTGCACGATCTCGACGCCTCCGCGCCGCGCCCGATCACGGCCGAGGGCGTCGCGCCCATCGCCGCCATTTCGCCCGACGGCGATCGCATCGCCGCCGTAGGCGCGGACGGCACCATGCACCTGTACGGAGCGCGCGGCGAGGATCGGGGCGAGGTGCCCGGGCGCTTTCCCGATCACATCGCCATCGGCTTTCACCACGACGGGGCCTCCGTCTACCTGCGCACGCGCTCCATCCCCGTTCACGTCCGCCGCGTCCACCTCACCTCGGGCGCGGTGACCGAGCACCTCGCGCTTCCATCCGGCGGACCTCGTCCGGGGCTGGCATCCATCATGACGCTCTTTCTCAGCGCCGACGGCCGCTCATACGCCTACTGCACGAGCGAGACCTTGTCGCGGCTCTACATCGTCGAAGGCTTGAAGTGA